The following coding sequences are from one Salinicoccus sp. Bachu38 window:
- a CDS encoding LTA synthase family protein — translation MSNIKELLNKRYGYFILFLFLFWLKTYMAYWIEFSLGVSGIFEHIILFINPVATGVILLSIALFFSSPRLRKWAMFIMLLFMTVLLYVNILYYREFADFLTFNIVSSTNNVTSALFTSTFEMMRVWDFLYWVDIMLFVYLFFYKKEAPIAEDRKELKRRTKVSVTLVGVLLLAGNLILAEIDRPELLTRTFDRNYIVKYLGLNFFTGYDVFQSSQNSQMRVSADESDLAKVFNFSAENHAAPNPEYFGAAEDRNVIVIGLESVQQFLIDYELEDEYGEIHEVMPFLSSIYDNEDSYSFENFFHQTGQGKSSDAEVLGELSLYGLPQGSVFQSLGSTNTFHSAPNILAQHGGYTSAAFHGNVGSFWNRTDTYRSFGYDFFFDAEFYDVSGDRSMEYGLKDKLFFHDSVEYLEQLPQPFYSKFLTVSHHFPYPLDEENVEFPAAQTEDDTINNYFVTAHYADQALEEFFNYLKSSGLYEDSIIVMYGDHYGISDMRNPELAPLVGEDPEEWNQYHDTQMQRVPFIMHVPGVENGEVFDTYSGQVDMLPTLMHLLGMETDGYLFMGQDILSEEHDNAVPLRNGRVVTPEYTFFEQEIYDTESGEALQDQFTEEELEELYRYRDEAREELNHSNEILMKDLLRFYNPEPLDGLKEIDYLYRDQLDILEEHPGKETSLIEQYDGESSMELYETDAPELEE, via the coding sequence ATGTCAAACATAAAAGAATTATTGAATAAACGCTATGGATATTTCATCCTGTTCCTTTTTTTATTCTGGTTGAAAACATACATGGCTTACTGGATTGAATTCAGTTTAGGCGTATCGGGTATATTCGAACACATCATATTGTTCATCAACCCGGTTGCGACCGGCGTCATACTGTTGTCCATCGCGCTATTTTTTAGTAGTCCACGTTTAAGAAAATGGGCAATGTTCATAATGTTACTGTTCATGACTGTATTATTATATGTGAACATACTATATTACAGGGAGTTCGCTGATTTTCTGACATTTAATATTGTATCGAGTACTAATAATGTGACCTCCGCCTTGTTTACTTCTACATTTGAAATGATGAGGGTTTGGGACTTTTTATACTGGGTCGATATCATGTTGTTTGTCTATTTGTTCTTTTATAAAAAGGAGGCACCGATCGCTGAAGATAGGAAAGAACTTAAGAGGCGTACAAAAGTCTCGGTTACATTAGTGGGTGTCTTACTTTTGGCAGGGAACCTGATATTGGCGGAAATTGATCGCCCTGAATTATTAACGCGCACTTTTGACAGGAATTATATAGTTAAATACTTAGGTTTGAATTTCTTTACCGGTTATGATGTTTTCCAATCATCGCAAAACAGCCAGATGCGAGTGAGTGCCGACGAGTCAGATTTAGCGAAGGTGTTTAACTTTTCGGCCGAAAACCATGCAGCACCAAATCCAGAATACTTTGGGGCGGCAGAGGATCGCAATGTTATTGTGATTGGGTTGGAAAGTGTGCAGCAGTTTTTAATTGATTACGAGCTGGAAGATGAATATGGTGAAATCCACGAAGTCATGCCATTTCTTTCAAGTATATATGACAATGAGGACTCATACAGTTTTGAAAACTTTTTCCATCAGACCGGCCAGGGCAAGTCATCAGACGCTGAAGTTTTAGGGGAGTTGTCATTGTACGGTCTCCCTCAAGGTAGTGTTTTTCAATCATTGGGATCCACAAATACATTTCATTCAGCGCCAAATATTTTGGCACAGCATGGGGGATATACCTCAGCTGCTTTTCACGGAAATGTCGGCTCTTTTTGGAACAGGACGGATACTTACCGAAGTTTCGGCTATGACTTCTTCTTTGATGCCGAGTTTTATGATGTGTCCGGGGACAGATCAATGGAATATGGCTTGAAAGATAAATTGTTTTTCCATGATTCGGTAGAGTATCTTGAACAGCTGCCTCAACCATTCTACTCCAAGTTCCTCACCGTCTCTCATCACTTCCCTTACCCTTTGGATGAGGAAAATGTGGAGTTTCCAGCTGCCCAAACAGAGGATGACACAATTAACAATTATTTCGTTACAGCACATTATGCTGACCAGGCGTTGGAGGAATTTTTCAATTACTTGAAGTCAAGCGGCTTATATGAGGATTCAATCATAGTCATGTATGGTGACCATTATGGTATTTCCGATATGAGAAACCCGGAATTGGCACCTTTAGTGGGTGAAGATCCGGAGGAGTGGAATCAATACCATGACACTCAAATGCAAAGAGTGCCGTTCATCATGCATGTTCCCGGCGTTGAAAATGGTGAAGTGTTTGACACATACAGTGGTCAGGTGGACATGCTTCCAACCTTAATGCATTTATTGGGCATGGAAACAGATGGCTATTTATTTATGGGGCAGGATATTTTATCAGAAGAACACGATAATGCCGTCCCACTCAGAAATGGACGTGTAGTGACGCCGGAATATACTTTCTTTGAACAGGAAATCTATGATACAGAGTCAGGGGAGGCACTGCAGGATCAATTTACCGAAGAAGAATTGGAAGAACTTTATCGCTATAGAGACGAAGCGAGAGAAGAATTAAACCATTCCAACGAAATTCTGATGAAAGATTTACTGCGTTTCTATAACCCTGAACCTCTGGATGGATTAAAAGAAATCGATTATTTGTATCGTGATCAATTAGATATTCTCGAA